The proteins below come from a single Cololabis saira isolate AMF1-May2022 chromosome 2, fColSai1.1, whole genome shotgun sequence genomic window:
- the LOC133420536 gene encoding U3 small nucleolar ribonucleoprotein protein MPP10-like — protein MASKDVRSVLEDCVKTINANAAQPENFLSLQDEVAADFKSLTKALYDFHKAQEPADYKGSPLAQLVVEDFDEEQIWQELELQNDAVLGHFKRAIDVALSDKTLSLLSAEEEEEEEEEEYGQEEEGATDDENEFKEQEKPSRRSKKKPLEADRYSEDDSDIDFDVDDLEKREKQKKESGRIGSKAKSVPSEVDDKFFKLSEMETFLDDMDKREGKKDEDEDELDYFQDLPSDDDDDDDDLDLDQIMSSTKKNTVKSSRDLKYKDFFDPVDSGAVKTDEQSDGEDDGTDASQEEESDDEAADHDGEEDDDDDDDDEIDDDEEGEEQRNNAKSSHKKVTFNLSGDEDSEGEDMEDIFGGKAPTTDKSEIKSSFEKRQEKMSQKIEELEKAALGQKPWQLLGEVTAQTRPENSMLEEDVEFEQTARMAPAITEETTLQLEDIIRQRIKDQAFDDVVRKEKPKEEVFEYKKRLTLDHEKSKQSLAEIYEQEYIKQTQKKTEDEENPAHAEIQKVMDTLFLKLDALSNFHFTPKPRVPEVKVVSNLPSVTMEDVAPVSASDATLLAPEEVKGKNKAGDLLGDAEKTSTDKKRERRHKKKAKQLKIKEKEKRQKLKDASKSGENNKPSKAQVTESLKKLSKAGKATILKDEGKDKALRSSQAFFSQLQDQVKSQIKSAKDQSSKKKKRKEVSASKLKL, from the exons ATGGCTAGTAAAGATGTGCGGAGTGTGCTGGAGGACTGTGTCAAAACCATTAACGCCAATGCAGCACAGCCAGAGAACTTTCTGAG CCTTCAAGATGAAGTGGCAGCAGACTTTAAATCCCTCACTAAGGCCCTGTATGACTTCCACAAAGCTCAGGAGCCCGCAGATTATAAAGGCAGCCCTTTGGCTCAGCTGGTGGTGGAAGATTTTGATGAGGAGCAGATTTGGCAGGAGCTGGAGCTTCAGAATGATGCTGTATTGGGACACTTCAAACGTGCCATTGATGTGGCTTTGTCAGACAAGACATTAAGTTTGCTGtcagcagaggaggaggaggaggaggaagaagaagagtaTGGACAAGAGGAAGAAGGAGCaacagatgatgaaaatgaATTTAAAGAACAAGAGAAGCCATCTAGACGGTCTAAGAAAAAGCCTCTGGAGGCTGACAGGTACTCAGAGGATGACTCTGACATAGATTTTGATGTGGATGATCTTGAGAAACGAGAGAAGCAGAAGAAAGAGAGTGGAAGAATAGGCTCCAAAGCAAAGTCAGTTCCCTCTGAGGTTGACGATAAATTCTTCAAGCTGTCAGAAATGGAGACATTTCTTGACGACATGGACAAacgagagggaaagaaagacgaGGATGAGGATGAACTGGACTATTTTCAGGACCTGCCTTCTGATGATGACGACGACGATGATGATCTTGACTTGGATCAAATAATGTCTTCCACGAAGAAAAACACA GTAAAAAGCTCAAGAGATCTCAAATACAAGGACTTCTTTGATCCAGTGGACAGTGGAGCAGTTAAAACAGATGAGCAGTCAGATGGAGAAGATGATGGCACGGATGCGAGCCAGGAAGAAGAAAGTGATGACGAAGCCGCTGATCATGATGGtgaagaggatgatgatgatgatgatgatgatgaaattgatgatgatgaggaggg GGAAGAGCAGAGAAACAACGCCAAATCATCTCATAAAAAAGTGACCTTTAATCTCAGTGGGGATGAAGACAGCGAGGGGGAGGATATGGAGGACATCTTTGGAGGAAAAGCACCAACCACAGACAAGTCTGAAATAAAGTCTTCATTTGAGAAGCGGCAAGAAAAG ATGTCGCAGAAAATCGAGGAGCTGGAGAAAGCAGCTCTCGGCCAGAAGCCGTGGCAGCTGTTGGGAGAGGTGACGGCGCAGACCCGTCCTGAGAACAGCATGCTGGAGGAAGATGTGGAGTTTGAGCAGACGGCAAGGATGG ctCCCGCCATCACTGAAGAAACCACACTACAGCTTGAAGACATCATCAGACAGAGAATTAAAGACCAG GCATTTGACGATGTGGTCCGCAAAGAGAAGCCTAAAGAGGAGGTGTTTGAGTACAAGAAGAGACTAACCTTGGACCATGAGAAGAGCAAGCAGAGTCTAGCAGAAATCTATGAACAAGAATACATTAAACAAACCCAG AAAAAGACTGAGGATGAGGAGAACCCAGCCCATGCAGAAATTCAAAAAGTGATGGACACCCTCTTCCTAAAGTTGGACGCTCTCTCCAACTTCCACTTCACTCCGAAACCA CGTGTTCCTGAAGTCAAAGTTGTATCTAACTTGCCCTCAGTTACCATGGAGGACGTGGCTCCAGTCAGCGCCAGTGATGCTACCCTGCTCGCACCAGAAGAAGTCAAG GGGAAGAACAAAGCAGGAGATCTACTGGGTGATGCTGAGAAGACGTCAACGGACAAGAAGCGCGAGAGGCGTCACAAAAAGAAGGCGAAGCAACTGAAgataaaggaaaaagaaaagagacagaAACTTAAAGATGCCAGCAAATCTGGAGAAAACAACAAGCCATCAAAGGCTCAAGTCACAGAAAGCCTGAAGAAACTCTCAAAAGCCGGCAAAGCCACGATACTCAAG GACGAGGGAAAGGACAAGGCTCTGCGATCATCTCAAGCATTCTTCTCTCAGCTGCAAGACCAGGTCAAAAGTCAGATCAAGAGTGCAAAAGACCAGTCTTCAAAGAAGAAGAAACGCAAAGAAGTTTCTGCCAGCAAACTCAAGTTGTAA
- the LOC133461298 gene encoding methylmalonyl-CoA epimerase, mitochondrial-like: protein MASTLLKVAVSGVSRCSRIMLLRGHSTTAALQQGIPGSLWKLGKLNHIAIAVPDMEKATALYRDVLGATVSDKVPLPEHGVYTVFVELGNTKLELLYPLGDKSPISGFLQKNKSGGMHHICIEVDDINAAVADLKARNIRTLSAEPRIGAHGKPVMFLHPKDCDGVLVELEQA from the exons ATGGCGTCCACACTGTTGAAGGTTGCAG TATCAGGCGTTTCCAGATGCTCCCGCATCATGCTCCTCAGGGGACATTCAACAACAGCGGCCCTTCAACAGGGAATTCCTGGATCGCTTTGGAAGCTGGGAAAGCTGAACCACATTGCCATCGCTGTGCCTGACATGGAGAAGGCCACAGCTCTGTACCGGGATGTGCTCGGGGCCACAGTGAGCGACAAGGTGCCCCTGCCTGAGCATGGCGTCTACACAGTGTTTGTGGAGCTTGGAAACACCAAGCTGGAGCTGCTCTATCCTTTGGGGGACAAGAGCCCCATCTCTGGCTTCTTACAGAAGAACAAATCCGGAGGAATGCATCACATTTGTATTGAG GTAGACGACATTAACGCTGCCGTGGCCGACCTGAAGGCAAGGAACATCCGAACGCTGTCAGCAGAGCCCCGAATAGGTGCCCACGGGAAGCCGGTCATGTTCCTTCATCCTAAAGACTGCGACGGTGTGTTGGTGGAGCTTGAGCAAGCATGA
- the LOC133461306 gene encoding ferritin, heavy subunit-like, which yields MSSQVRQNFHQDCEAAINRQINLELYASYVYMSMGYYFDRDDQALNNFAKFFRGQSTEEREHAEKLMKLQNQRGGRIFLQDVKKPDRDEWGSGVEALECALQLEKSVNQSLLDLHKLCADHNDPHLCDFIETHYLDEQVKSIKELGDWVTNLRRMGAPQNGMAEYLFDKHTLGKESS from the exons ATGAGTTCCCAGGTGAGACAGAACTTCCACCAGGACTGCGAGGCTGCCATCAACAGGCAGATCAACCTGGAGCTGTATGCCTCTTATGTCTACATGTCCATG GGCTATTACTTTGACCGCGATGACCAGGCATTGAACAACTTTGCCAAGTTCTTCCGTGGGCAGTCAACGGAGGAACGTGAACATGCTGAAAAGCTAATGAAACTCCAGAACCAGAGAGGGGGGAGGATTTTCTTGCAAGATGTCAAG AAACCAGACCGGGATGAGTGGGGCAGTGGTGTTGAGGCTCTTGAATGTGCCCTGCAGCTTGAGAAGAGTGTGAACCAGTCACTGCTGGACTTGCACAAGCTCTGCGCTGATCACAATGATCCACAT cttTGTGACTTCATTGAGACCCACTACCTTGACGAGCAGGTGAAGTCCATCAAAGAGCTTGGAGACTGGGTGACCAATCTGCGCCGCATGGGAGCTCCCCAGAACGGCATGGCCGAATACCTGTTCGACAAACACACTCTGGGCAAAGAAAGCAGTTAA